From the Burkholderia sp. GAS332 genome, one window contains:
- a CDS encoding Aminotransferase class-III (manually curated), with translation MYSASLRHGWFIRPRRFGGGHGARPVRQIQTQLLHEPDFHRANLVAITNGFHGMSSTSLGLTGNRNNWQSNVDRNVFRLPYEGYLECVDSIAYPACLLDDNSAGARPARRAVILETVQREGGISLASAPWLRHLRALTDAHGILLIVDDIQLGFGRTGDFLSFAASGIVPDLVCLSKPLSGYGLPFSLLLHAAALDLWNPGEDNRTFRGSTSAFVTATAALQTFWADPTLSQQIRAHEQVTEHWFSGLRVWFSGLVKTTCGRGLIPDTEFYQHDHAKAISQYCFANKMITEHAGGRGQIVNLMPAPNITAKQLRQGLATLEGALHELLRKRTRLGPWIWPVSQQGTRSPSPLPVGSPSPRCVACANLLFLDHRPHRRRHSRRTALACDSPDPNGQTNVLEERVGSRPDRTRISEDAPVELPV, from the coding sequence GTGTATAGCGCATCACTGCGCCACGGGTGGTTCATCCGACCTCGCCGCTTCGGCGGCGGCCACGGCGCGCGCCCAGTCCGGCAGATCCAGACCCAGCTCCTTCATGAGCCTGATTTCCATCGCGCCAATCTTGTGGCAATTACCAATGGCTTTCACGGGATGTCCAGCACGTCTTTGGGGCTGACCGGCAACCGCAATAACTGGCAAAGCAATGTCGATCGCAATGTGTTCCGCCTGCCGTATGAAGGTTATCTGGAATGTGTGGATTCAATTGCGTATCCAGCCTGCTTGCTGGACGACAACAGCGCGGGCGCTAGACCTGCCCGCCGCGCGGTGATTCTGGAAACCGTGCAACGCGAAGGCGGTATTAGTTTGGCATCTGCCCCATGGTTGCGCCACCTGCGCGCGCTGACTGACGCGCACGGCATTTTGCTGATCGTGGATGACATCCAGCTCGGTTTTGGTCGCACTGGCGACTTCTTGAGCTTTGCAGCCTCTGGCATCGTGCCCGACCTGGTGTGCTTGTCTAAACCTCTGAGCGGCTATGGTTTGCCATTCTCTTTGCTGTTGCACGCGGCAGCGTTGGACCTCTGGAACCCGGGCGAAGACAACCGCACTTTCCGTGGCAGTACTTCCGCCTTTGTCACTGCCACCGCAGCGCTGCAAACCTTTTGGGCTGACCCCACACTGAGCCAGCAGATTCGCGCACATGAACAAGTGACTGAACACTGGTTTAGCGGCTTGCGCGTGTGGTTTTCTGGCTTGGTCAAAACCACATGCGGGCGCGGTTTGATCCCGGACACTGAGTTTTATCAACACGACCACGCCAAGGCGATCAGCCAGTATTGCTTTGCAAACAAAATGATCACCGAACACGCGGGCGGCCGAGGCCAGATAGTGAATCTGATGCCCGCTCCCAACATTACGGCCAAGCAATTACGCCAGGGCCTAGCCACGCTGGAAGGGGCCTTGCATGAACTCTTGCGTAAGCGCACGCGTCTTGGCCCGTGGATCTGGCCAGTTTCTCAGCAGGGCACGCGCAGTCCCAGCCCGCTTCCTGTTGGGTCGCCATCGCCACGATGCGTGGCGTGTGCGAACTTACTATTTCTGGATCACCGCCCGCACAGGCGGCGTCATTCGCGCCGGACAGCGCTTGCATGTGATAGCCCAGACCCTAACGGGCAGACCAACGTACTCGAAGAGCGTGTGGGCTCTCGACCGGACAGAACGCGTATCAGCGAAGACGCTCCTGTCGAACTCCCCGTGTGA
- a CDS encoding MFS transporter, SP family, galactose:H+ symporter, protein MNATTLNVPSSRRYGFFVCVMAALAGLLFGLDIGVISGALPFIAQEYALNDTLQEWIVSSMMVGAAFGAVGAGWLSWRMGRRYSLGLAAVMFVAGSVWSALAGSPESLIGARLLLGLAVGVASFTAPLYLSEIAPRQVRGAMISAYQLMITVGILGAFLSNIGLSYIGSWRWMLGVIAIPAVLFLLGVLALPDSPRWLLQRKGEKEARTVLKRLLGSAEEVDAEVREINAQLAQPAQGWKLFRTSSNFRRSIVLGATLQILQQLTGINVVMYYAPRIFGLAGFATHEQQLWCTVIVGLVNVIATLGAIALVDRWGRKPILYVGCATMAMGMGTLGWLLHAGVAGGASQMLAVSMLLVFIAGFAMSAGPLVWILCSEIQPMQGRDFGIAISTFVNWAANMIVAATFLSLLSTIGESHTFVLYALLNIIFACVVYLFVPETRGVSLEHIERNLMAGQRLRELGAKV, encoded by the coding sequence ATGAACGCGACCACTTTGAATGTCCCATCCTCCCGGCGGTATGGGTTCTTTGTCTGCGTGATGGCAGCGCTAGCCGGACTGCTGTTTGGTCTGGACATCGGTGTAATCTCAGGCGCGCTACCTTTTATCGCCCAGGAGTATGCGCTTAACGATACGCTTCAGGAGTGGATTGTCAGCTCGATGATGGTTGGCGCCGCATTCGGCGCCGTGGGGGCCGGTTGGTTGTCGTGGCGCATGGGTCGTCGCTATTCACTCGGGCTAGCTGCGGTGATGTTTGTCGCCGGCTCAGTCTGGTCGGCACTTGCCGGGAGCCCAGAGAGCCTCATCGGCGCGCGACTGCTTCTGGGGCTCGCGGTGGGCGTGGCTTCATTTACGGCGCCGCTCTATCTTTCGGAAATTGCGCCGAGGCAGGTACGTGGTGCGATGATCTCCGCCTATCAGCTTATGATCACCGTAGGTATCCTGGGCGCATTTCTCTCTAATATCGGGCTGAGCTACATCGGTAGCTGGCGTTGGATGCTAGGGGTGATTGCGATACCCGCGGTACTGTTCCTGCTTGGCGTACTGGCGCTGCCGGACAGTCCGCGCTGGCTGCTGCAGCGAAAGGGCGAGAAAGAAGCACGGACCGTATTGAAGCGCCTGCTCGGCTCCGCAGAAGAAGTCGACGCCGAGGTCCGGGAAATCAACGCGCAGCTTGCGCAACCGGCGCAAGGCTGGAAGCTGTTTCGCACCAGCTCGAACTTTCGTCGCTCGATCGTGCTTGGCGCGACTCTCCAGATTTTGCAGCAGCTCACTGGCATTAATGTCGTGATGTACTACGCGCCTCGCATCTTTGGCCTAGCCGGCTTTGCAACGCACGAACAGCAGCTCTGGTGCACGGTAATCGTGGGTCTCGTCAATGTCATCGCAACCCTCGGGGCCATTGCACTGGTGGACCGCTGGGGCCGTAAGCCCATTCTGTATGTGGGCTGCGCCACGATGGCCATGGGGATGGGAACGCTTGGCTGGTTGCTACATGCCGGGGTTGCAGGAGGAGCTTCGCAGATGCTTGCTGTTTCCATGCTTCTCGTTTTCATTGCAGGTTTCGCGATGTCTGCCGGACCGCTTGTGTGGATCCTCTGTTCGGAGATCCAACCGATGCAAGGCCGTGACTTCGGGATCGCGATATCGACGTTTGTCAACTGGGCTGCGAACATGATCGTGGCCGCGACGTTCCTCAGCCTGCTTTCCACTATCGGTGAATCTCACACTTTCGTTCTGTACGCATTGCTGAATATCATATTTGCCTGTGTCGTTTACCTCTTTGTACCCGAGACTCGCGGAGTCTCGCTGGAGCACATCGAGCGAAACCTGATGGCGGGTCAGCGGCTGCGGGAACTGGGCGCAAAGGTCTAG
- a CDS encoding two component transcriptional regulator, LuxR family encodes MTESIPLVALVDDDESVCRALARVVRYAGYSVEVYHSASEFLEHVSRRSLPGCLVLDVHLPDLNGLQVQRALAEARIVLPIVFISGDGDAPSIVMAIRGGADDFLTKPISETALLDAIGRAVVHSTIVRAQTAEQQAVLERIGHLTVREQEVLRGILTGHLNKQIAGELGIAEKTVKVHRAHVMSKLGAHSVAHLFQLAHRAGMAAVAGAMRCAPEDVDPREDLLA; translated from the coding sequence ATGACAGAGTCCATACCCCTTGTTGCACTGGTCGATGACGACGAATCGGTCTGCCGCGCATTGGCGCGCGTCGTCCGGTATGCAGGCTATAGCGTCGAGGTGTACCATTCGGCCAGCGAATTCCTGGAACACGTCAGCCGTCGTTCCCTCCCAGGCTGCCTCGTGCTCGATGTCCACCTCCCGGACCTGAACGGCCTGCAGGTGCAGCGTGCATTGGCAGAGGCACGCATAGTGCTCCCGATTGTCTTCATCAGTGGTGATGGCGATGCTCCCTCGATCGTGATGGCGATACGGGGTGGCGCGGACGACTTCCTGACCAAACCCATATCCGAAACCGCATTGCTTGACGCCATCGGGCGGGCCGTCGTCCACTCGACAATCGTGCGCGCACAGACCGCAGAGCAGCAGGCCGTCCTCGAACGCATCGGGCACCTGACGGTGCGCGAGCAAGAGGTGCTGCGGGGCATCCTGACAGGTCACCTGAACAAGCAGATCGCCGGCGAACTCGGAATCGCGGAAAAGACGGTCAAGGTTCACCGTGCACACGTCATGAGCAAACTCGGGGCACATTCAGTGGCCCATCTGTTCCAGCTTGCGCATAGGGCCGGAATGGCTGCTGTGGCTGGCGCGATGCGTTGCGCCCCGGAAGATGTCGACCCGAGAGAGGACCTCCTCGCGTGA
- a CDS encoding outer membrane autotransporter barrel domain-containing protein has product MPPLTDIVWNQMQSILMPDDHCDAAATKAPVQFCVAHAMEIRVGRPNETGMRRRSGWLYGKTIRWMLKRGKAANAEAGHPGRFAPGAAVFVGFATMAAGPVQAQLLPNTFWTGVSSTNWFDPGNWSGNAVPNASNNTSFINTVTPTGTTPNAPVISGQSATSRIVRLGSGQGSPSEGSLMVDNGGSLSATNYVAVGYDSGATASLVVTGHGSVVTSDGFIYFALGSQDIVTGTISGGALVKAGNGVSIAGGTASIATVYVSGTGSMLSVGDTFTVGDSGTGTLSVSGAGNVLSGTNPPQLVTGPVSGVVTPTDGIGTSSGAVGSVIVTGSGSKLTSSNPLVVGGADPALIPFYMNNYGFDAIALFMGQGRLTIADGGAVSSGVGANAGAGFVNNSYIGGTPGSTGAVTVTDPGSSWTIGGHLAIGGQGQGTLTIANSARVTASSITIAQDPGSAGTLNIGAAAGQVPVAPGMLDTPSLAFGVGTGDIVFNHTDTSGSYVFAPVISGTGGVDVYSGETVMVSNSTYAGATTIHGGVLSAGAANVFSPQSSYAVQPPGTVDLNGFDQTLASLVNSGLVCTGGDPGTVLTVTNYVGHGGTLAIDTYLGADNSPSDKLVINGGTATGTTTLVVTNVGGSGAATTANGIPVVQTTNGGTTAAGAFTLAGEVRGGTYDYRLFEGGLAGSAPNNWFLRSEFAVPGSPIIPGQPPVVPGEPPLIPGQPESPIFPSDPPPAVLPPGEYPIIGPELATYSVVQPIARQMGLTTLGTMHERIGDTLTQAEGGAGSGGWGQAGWARLFGQQIDNRYQSFTSPGASGSLLGFQAGVDLWRGSFLPGHHDATGVYFAYGNSHVDVDGLVTNAAATGYVMSHTGSLDLDAYSGGAYWTHYGPGGWYVDAVLQGTYYDGHAATQFARLPVTGSGIVTSLEAGYPVPLPLGPGFVLEPQAQVIWQHVGLDEASDGLGPVDPGSTSGVSGRLGVRGQWTIERGNGQVWQPYVRANLWRDWGAQATTTYSGVDQVPLLGQTTRMDLSAGFTAKLDTRMSVYSQFGYQFSVNSSDSGSRKGVWGDIGVRYLW; this is encoded by the coding sequence ATGCCCCCACTGACGGACATCGTCTGGAATCAGATGCAATCCATCTTGATGCCTGACGATCACTGCGACGCGGCCGCGACCAAGGCGCCGGTACAGTTCTGTGTAGCCCATGCGATGGAGATCCGCGTCGGTCGGCCCAACGAGACTGGCATGCGCAGGCGATCCGGCTGGCTGTACGGTAAGACTATTCGGTGGATGCTGAAGAGGGGGAAGGCTGCCAACGCCGAAGCCGGTCACCCGGGCCGTTTCGCGCCGGGCGCTGCGGTGTTCGTTGGATTTGCAACGATGGCCGCAGGTCCCGTTCAGGCCCAATTGTTGCCGAATACCTTCTGGACAGGCGTCAGCTCGACCAACTGGTTTGATCCTGGCAACTGGAGTGGCAACGCCGTACCGAACGCAAGCAACAACACCTCGTTCATCAACACGGTGACACCCACCGGGACTACCCCTAATGCACCCGTAATCAGTGGCCAGAGCGCGACATCCCGTATCGTCCGTCTTGGCAGTGGTCAGGGCAGTCCGAGCGAGGGGTCTTTGATGGTCGACAACGGTGGCTCGCTCTCCGCAACCAACTATGTCGCAGTCGGCTACGACAGCGGCGCGACTGCCTCATTGGTCGTGACGGGTCATGGTTCGGTCGTGACGAGCGATGGCTTTATTTATTTCGCGCTGGGCAGCCAGGACATTGTGACAGGGACCATTTCGGGCGGCGCCCTGGTCAAGGCTGGCAACGGTGTCAGCATTGCGGGTGGCACGGCAAGCATTGCAACTGTTTATGTGAGTGGCACCGGCTCGATGCTCAGCGTTGGCGATACCTTTACAGTGGGTGACAGCGGCACTGGAACACTTTCCGTGTCCGGCGCCGGCAACGTCCTTTCCGGAACCAATCCGCCGCAGCTTGTTACTGGCCCGGTGTCGGGTGTTGTTACGCCCACTGACGGCATTGGCACATCGTCGGGTGCCGTCGGCAGCGTGATTGTGACGGGCTCCGGCTCGAAATTGACAAGCAGCAATCCACTCGTCGTTGGTGGGGCAGATCCTGCGCTGATCCCTTTTTACATGAACAATTATGGTTTTGATGCGATCGCGTTGTTCATGGGCCAAGGTCGGCTGACCATTGCCGATGGCGGTGCCGTCAGTTCCGGCGTAGGGGCCAACGCTGGAGCAGGCTTTGTCAACAACAGCTATATCGGCGGCACGCCCGGCAGCACGGGCGCCGTTACTGTGACGGATCCGGGCTCTAGCTGGACCATCGGCGGTCACCTTGCCATTGGTGGTCAGGGGCAGGGAACGTTGACAATCGCGAACAGCGCTCGGGTTACGGCTTCGAGTATCACGATTGCACAGGATCCCGGCTCTGCCGGCACTCTCAACATCGGTGCGGCCGCTGGACAAGTTCCGGTTGCGCCTGGGATGCTGGACACTCCGTCGTTGGCATTCGGTGTCGGTACCGGCGACATCGTGTTCAACCACACGGACACGAGCGGCAGTTATGTCTTCGCGCCGGTCATCAGTGGCACGGGTGGCGTTGATGTCTACAGCGGCGAAACCGTCATGGTCAGCAACAGTACCTACGCCGGCGCGACCACGATCCATGGTGGCGTCCTTTCGGCCGGCGCCGCTAACGTCTTCAGCCCGCAGTCCAGCTACGCCGTGCAGCCGCCCGGCACCGTTGATCTGAACGGCTTTGACCAGACGCTCGCCAGCCTTGTCAACTCGGGCCTGGTGTGCACGGGGGGCGACCCCGGCACCGTGCTGACCGTGACGAACTACGTCGGCCACGGTGGCACGCTCGCCATCGACACCTACCTGGGGGCTGATAACTCACCATCGGACAAGCTGGTCATCAACGGTGGCACGGCTACCGGCACGACGACGCTCGTGGTGACCAACGTCGGTGGCTCCGGGGCGGCGACGACCGCCAATGGAATTCCGGTCGTTCAGACCACCAACGGCGGTACTACGGCCGCAGGGGCATTTACGCTTGCCGGGGAGGTGCGCGGGGGCACCTACGACTACCGGCTGTTCGAGGGCGGCCTTGCTGGCAGCGCCCCGAACAACTGGTTCCTGCGCTCGGAGTTCGCCGTGCCGGGTTCGCCCATCATCCCGGGCCAACCGCCGGTCGTCCCCGGGGAGCCGCCGTTGATACCAGGCCAGCCAGAAAGCCCGATTTTCCCTTCCGATCCGCCACCCGCCGTGCTGCCGCCAGGCGAGTACCCGATCATCGGGCCGGAGTTGGCCACCTACAGCGTGGTGCAGCCGATTGCCCGGCAGATGGGGCTCACCACGCTTGGCACGATGCATGAACGCATTGGCGACACGTTGACACAGGCGGAGGGAGGCGCCGGTAGCGGTGGCTGGGGACAGGCCGGCTGGGCGCGCCTCTTTGGCCAGCAGATCGACAACCGCTACCAGTCGTTCACCAGTCCGGGCGCCAGCGGCTCGCTGCTGGGTTTTCAGGCGGGTGTCGACCTGTGGCGCGGCAGCTTCCTGCCCGGCCATCATGACGCCACCGGTGTCTACTTTGCCTACGGTAACAGCCACGTCGACGTGGACGGTCTGGTCACCAACGCGGCGGCCACCGGCTATGTGATGAGCCACACCGGCTCGCTGGATCTCGATGCGTATTCCGGTGGCGCCTACTGGACCCACTACGGCCCCGGCGGCTGGTATGTCGATGCGGTGCTGCAGGGCACCTACTATGACGGCCACGCGGCCACGCAGTTCGCCCGGCTGCCAGTCACGGGCTCGGGCATTGTCACCTCCCTTGAAGCGGGTTACCCGGTGCCGCTGCCACTGGGACCGGGCTTTGTGCTGGAGCCGCAGGCGCAGGTGATCTGGCAGCACGTCGGGCTGGACGAGGCCAGTGACGGGCTGGGTCCGGTTGACCCGGGCTCGACCTCGGGCGTGAGCGGGCGGCTGGGTGTGCGGGGCCAGTGGACAATCGAACGCGGCAACGGCCAGGTGTGGCAGCCGTATGTGCGAGCTAACCTCTGGCGGGACTGGGGGGCGCAGGCAACAACGACCTATTCGGGAGTTGATCAGGTGCCGCTGCTCGGGCAGACGACGCGCATGGACCTCTCCGCCGGTTTCACGGCAAAGCTTGATACCCGGATGAGTGTATACAGCCAGTTCGGCTACCAGTTCTCGGTCAACTCGTCGGACAGCGGAAGCCGCAAGGGCGTCTGGGGCGATATCGGCGTGCGGTATCTCTGGTAA
- a CDS encoding membrane protein DedA, SNARE-associated domain: protein MELLERLVTLFAENGYLAVFIALLVCGAGVPLPEDITLVAGGVIAGLGYGNVHVMVAVGMAGVLVGDAGMFLLGRRCGERIRQWRVFARVLTPQRYAKIQDMFERHGDRLMFIARFLPGMRAAVFATAGATSRVPFYRFLVFDGLAALISVPVWVYLGYFGAENREWIAAWVRHGQNGLLMIGGAAIVVALALWWRRKRRLASEAASSS, encoded by the coding sequence ATGGAGCTGCTTGAGCGACTGGTGACCCTGTTCGCTGAGAACGGGTACCTTGCAGTATTCATCGCATTGCTGGTGTGCGGAGCAGGGGTGCCCCTGCCAGAAGACATTACCCTCGTCGCCGGTGGCGTGATCGCCGGTCTCGGCTATGGCAATGTCCACGTGATGGTCGCTGTAGGCATGGCAGGCGTGCTTGTGGGCGATGCGGGCATGTTCCTGCTCGGGCGCCGCTGTGGCGAGCGAATTCGCCAATGGCGAGTCTTCGCCCGCGTCTTGACACCACAGCGCTACGCCAAGATACAGGACATGTTCGAGCGCCACGGCGATCGTCTTATGTTCATCGCTCGCTTTTTACCCGGCATGCGGGCGGCGGTGTTCGCAACTGCCGGCGCTACGTCCCGCGTACCATTTTATCGATTCCTCGTGTTCGACGGCCTTGCCGCGCTTATCAGCGTGCCGGTATGGGTGTATTTGGGTTATTTCGGCGCCGAGAATCGTGAGTGGATAGCTGCGTGGGTCCGGCACGGCCAGAACGGTTTACTGATGATTGGCGGGGCGGCTATAGTGGTGGCCTTGGCGCTATGGTGGCGCCGGAAGCGCCGCCTCGCAAGCGAGGCGGCCAGCTCTTCCTGA
- a CDS encoding IstB transposition helper protein — protein MTKADRNTTPHPGEPAVDPLHMQLTGLHMGYVLQHYEALATEAAAQHWSHIDYLAHLIEGEAQRREDRSIARRVALARFPVLKTLDQFEWNWPSKINRLQIQNLFRLNFIEERANVIFLGGVGLGKTHLSIALGHTACLRGHSVLFATAVDIINSVNAAQAHGGLKRELRRYVKPRVLIVDELGYLPVDKQGADALFQIISQRYEKGPTIISSNRAFKHWAEIFNHDSTLTSALLDRLLHHAETVVIAGKSYRMKDQTDPDPATA, from the coding sequence GTGACGAAAGCTGACCGTAACACCACCCCTCATCCTGGTGAACCCGCCGTCGATCCGTTGCACATGCAGCTTACCGGGCTGCACATGGGCTACGTTCTGCAACATTACGAGGCCCTGGCCACTGAGGCAGCGGCCCAGCACTGGTCGCATATCGACTATCTCGCCCACCTGATCGAAGGCGAAGCGCAGCGTCGCGAAGATCGCAGCATCGCGCGGCGGGTCGCACTTGCCCGGTTCCCGGTGCTCAAGACGCTCGATCAGTTCGAATGGAACTGGCCCAGCAAGATCAATCGCCTGCAGATCCAGAATCTGTTTCGCCTGAACTTCATCGAAGAGCGGGCCAACGTGATCTTCCTCGGCGGCGTCGGGCTGGGCAAAACCCACCTGAGCATCGCACTCGGCCATACCGCCTGTCTGCGCGGCCATTCAGTGCTGTTCGCCACGGCGGTGGATATCATCAACTCGGTGAATGCCGCGCAAGCCCATGGCGGTCTCAAACGCGAGTTGCGCCGCTACGTCAAGCCACGCGTATTGATCGTCGATGAGCTGGGCTATTTGCCCGTCGACAAACAGGGTGCCGACGCGCTGTTCCAGATCATCAGCCAGCGTTACGAGAAAGGTCCGACCATCATCAGTTCGAATCGCGCATTCAAGCACTGGGCAGAGATCTTCAATCACGACAGCACGTTGACCTCCGCGCTGCTCGACCGCCTTCTGCATCATGCCGAGACTGTCGTCATCGCGGGCAAGAGCTACCGCATGAAAGACCAGACCGACCCCGATCCCGCCACCGCCTGA
- a CDS encoding Transposase, which yields MLDYETYCRIRDCHERQHLTIAQTARALGLHRQTVSKWLNADQYRRRQAPPRASRLDPFKAQVVRWLDAHPYSVQQIFQRLREAGFDGGYTIVRDYVSRIRPPRHEAFLKLAFAPGESAQIDWGEYGSIAVGSTRRRLSFFVMVLCYSRMMYLEFTVSQTMEHFLACHEHAFAAFHGCPRKVMVDNLKSAVLQRLIGQAPVFNPRYLDAARHWGFDIVACNVRKANEKGRVENGVGYIKKNLLNGLELPEFSAINPAARVWLDTIANVRIHGETHRRPVDLFAEEQAQLKPLNPSAYDVARIVTVRASSQFRVALDTNHYSVPARYAHTRVTLKAWPDRVCIYHNNLLIARHVRSYDRHQDIEDPEHPKALLEQRRSAREQRLMLHFLSLGPHAQAYYEGLEQRRTNARQHMRKIIALSEIYGVEAVARALEDGLTFHAFSCEYIANIFEMKARPLPEPGALHLIRHQDLLDIELAQPDLSRYGPEEPCDES from the coding sequence ATGCTTGATTACGAGACGTACTGCAGGATCCGCGACTGTCATGAGCGGCAGCACCTGACGATCGCGCAGACGGCACGCGCGCTCGGGCTGCATCGGCAAACGGTGTCGAAGTGGCTCAACGCCGACCAGTACCGGCGACGACAGGCGCCGCCGCGCGCCAGCCGGCTCGATCCCTTCAAGGCGCAGGTGGTGCGCTGGCTCGATGCGCACCCGTACAGCGTGCAGCAGATCTTCCAGCGTTTGCGCGAAGCCGGCTTCGACGGCGGCTACACGATCGTGCGCGACTACGTGTCCAGGATCCGGCCGCCGCGGCACGAGGCGTTCCTGAAGCTCGCGTTTGCCCCGGGAGAATCCGCGCAGATCGATTGGGGCGAATATGGCTCGATTGCCGTGGGCTCGACCCGGCGACGGCTGTCGTTCTTCGTGATGGTGCTGTGCTACAGCCGGATGATGTATCTGGAATTTACCGTCTCGCAGACGATGGAGCACTTCCTCGCCTGCCATGAGCATGCGTTCGCGGCCTTCCATGGCTGCCCGCGCAAGGTCATGGTAGACAATCTGAAGTCCGCGGTGCTGCAGCGGTTGATTGGTCAGGCGCCGGTGTTCAATCCGCGTTACCTCGATGCCGCGCGCCACTGGGGGTTCGACATCGTCGCCTGCAACGTCAGAAAAGCCAACGAGAAAGGCCGGGTGGAAAACGGCGTGGGGTACATCAAGAAGAATCTCCTCAACGGGCTTGAGCTCCCCGAGTTCAGCGCAATCAACCCCGCGGCCCGAGTCTGGCTCGATACCATCGCGAACGTGCGCATCCACGGGGAGACGCACCGGCGACCCGTCGATCTGTTCGCCGAGGAACAGGCCCAACTGAAGCCGCTCAATCCGTCAGCGTATGACGTTGCCCGCATTGTGACGGTGCGCGCGAGCAGTCAGTTTCGCGTGGCACTGGACACCAACCACTACTCCGTGCCGGCGCGTTACGCGCATACCCGCGTGACGCTCAAGGCCTGGCCCGATCGGGTGTGCATTTACCACAACAACCTGCTGATCGCCCGCCATGTGCGCAGCTACGATCGCCATCAGGATATCGAGGATCCCGAACATCCCAAGGCACTGCTGGAGCAGCGCCGCAGTGCCCGCGAACAGCGGCTGATGCTGCACTTCCTGAGCCTAGGCCCGCACGCCCAGGCCTATTACGAAGGGCTCGAGCAACGCCGGACCAATGCGCGGCAGCACATGCGCAAGATCATCGCGTTGAGCGAGATCTACGGCGTCGAGGCCGTCGCACGTGCCCTGGAGGATGGCCTGACGTTCCACGCCTTCAGTTGCGAGTACATCGCCAACATCTTCGAGATGAAGGCCCGGCCCCTGCCGGAGCCCGGCGCACTGCACCTGATCCGTCATCAGGATCTGCTGGACATCGAACTTGCGCAACCGGATCTCTCGCGCTATGGACCGGAGGAGCCCTGTGACGAAAGCTGA
- a CDS encoding Putative transposase of IS4/5 family, with translation MRKKTYPSDMSRERFEQILPLLEQARKRAKPRTVGLYEVWCAVLYLLRTGCQWRALPGDFPKWRTVHSFFAKWSEPDAQGVSLLERALKKSGWRGPRETGAQRLQHVLDRGRAEREERGYGGPEGL, from the coding sequence ATGCGCAAGAAGACCTATCCAAGTGACATGAGCCGGGAGCGGTTCGAGCAGATTCTCCCGTTGCTGGAACAGGCGCGGAAGAGAGCCAAGCCGCGAACGGTGGGCCTTTACGAGGTCTGGTGCGCGGTACTGTATCTGCTGCGTACGGGTTGCCAATGGCGGGCGTTGCCCGGTGACTTTCCCAAATGGCGCACGGTGCATTCGTTCTTTGCCAAATGGAGCGAGCCCGACGCACAGGGTGTGAGCCTGCTGGAGCGGGCGCTCAAAAAATCAGGTTGGCGAGGCCCGCGAGAGACAGGGGCGCAACGCTTGCAGCACGTTCTTGATCGTGGCCGCGCAGAGCGTGAAGAACGCGGATACGGCGGCCCAGAAGGGCTATGA
- a CDS encoding Transposase, with translation MAAQSVKNADTAAQKGYDAGKKVSGIKRHIAVDTQGLPHAVAVTTAGVTDRKGMLQALMRCKPGPGRVQSVLAGSGYVGESFAQGVREILGEHVTVQIAKRSELHTFKVMPRRWVVERRFAWLEKNRRLWKNCERKLNISLQFVHLAFLALLLRRFVNRCLGLR, from the coding sequence GTGGCCGCGCAGAGCGTGAAGAACGCGGATACGGCGGCCCAGAAGGGCTATGACGCAGGCAAGAAGGTTTCCGGAATCAAGCGGCACATCGCGGTGGACACACAAGGCCTGCCGCATGCCGTTGCGGTGACCACCGCCGGGGTAACAGATCGCAAAGGTATGCTGCAGGCGTTGATGCGCTGCAAGCCGGGGCCAGGACGGGTGCAAAGCGTGCTGGCCGGCAGCGGCTATGTGGGCGAGTCCTTCGCGCAGGGCGTGCGCGAAATCCTGGGCGAGCATGTGACGGTGCAGATCGCCAAACGTAGTGAGCTGCATACCTTCAAGGTCATGCCCAGGCGCTGGGTGGTCGAGCGTCGCTTTGCCTGGCTGGAGAAGAACCGTAGGCTATGGAAGAACTGCGAACGTAAGCTCAACATCAGTCTGCAATTCGTTCATTTGGCCTTCTTGGCTTTGCTGCTCAGAAGATTCGTGAACAGGTGCTTAGGGCTACGCTGA